Proteins encoded by one window of Chrysemys picta bellii isolate R12L10 chromosome 10, ASM1138683v2, whole genome shotgun sequence:
- the TLNRD1 gene encoding talin rod domain-containing protein 1, which translates to MASGGSGKSTSEVSSSAVPSSSSLQRKKLVSICDHCKIKMQLVADLLLLSSETRPVNTESLSVFGESFEKCRDTIIARTKGLSILTHDVQSQLNMGRFGEVGDSLVDMGNLVVSLTECSAHAAYLAAVETPGAQPALPGLVDRYKVTRCRHEVEHGCGILKNTLLPDMSPQLLLEVSQNMSKNLKFLTDACVLASEKSKDRFAKEQFKLSVKCMSTSASAFLACVKEVKTSPSELTRNRCVLFSGPLVQSVHALVGFATEPQFLGKAATINPEGKAVQTAILGGAMSVVSACVLLTQCLRDIAQHPESSTKMTDYRERLRNSACAVSEGCNLLSQALRERSSPRTLPPVNSNSVN; encoded by the coding sequence ATGGCTAGCGGTGGCTCTGGCAAGTCCACTAGCGAGGTGTCCAGCAGCGCCGTCCCCAGCAGCAGCTCGCTGCAGAGGAAGAAACTCGTCTCAATCTGCGACCACTGCAAGATCAAGATGCAACTGGTGGCGGATCTGCTCCTGCTGTCCAGCGAGACCAGGCCGGTGAACACCGAGAGCCTCTCGGTCTTCGGGGAGTCCTTCGAGAAGTGCAGGGACACGATCATTGCCAGGACCAAGGGGCTCTCCATCCTGACCCACGATGTCCAGAGCCAGCTCAACATGGGGCGCTTCGGGGAAGTGGGGGACAGCCTGGTGGATATGGGGAACCTGGTGGTCTCCCTCACTGAGTGCTCTGCCCATGCTGCCTACCTGGCTGCTGTGGAGACACCAGGGGCTCAGCCTGCTCTGCCCGGCTTGGTGGATCGCTACAAGGTGACCAGATGCAGGCACGAGGTGGAGCATGGCTGTGGGATCTTAAAAAACACCCTTTTGCCAGACATGAGCCCTCAGCTCCTGCTGGAGGTTTCCCAGAACATGTCCAAGAACTTGAAATTCCTGACAGATGCCTGTGTCTTGGCCAGTGAGAAATCCAAGGATAGGTTTGCCAAGGAGCAGTTCAAACTCAGCGTCAAGTGCATGAGCACCAGCGCCTCTGCCTTCCTGGCATGTGTCAAGGAGGTCAAGACTTCACCCAGTGAGCTGACCAGGAACCGGTGCGTCTTGTTCAGTGGACCCTTGGTGCAATCTGTCCATGCTCTGGTGGGCTTTGCCACTGAGCCCCAGTTTTTGGGTAAAGCTGCCACCATTAATCCAGAGGGCAAAGCTGTGCAAACTGCCATTCTAGGAGGGGCCATGAGCGTGGTATCTGCTTGCGTGCTCCTGACCCAATGCCTCAGGGATATAGCCCAACACCCAGAAAGTAGCACCAAAATGACAGATTACAGGGAAAGGTTGAGGAACTCGGCTTGCGCCGTCTCAGAAGGTTGCAACCTGCTATCTCAGGCACTAAGAGAAAGATCTTCACCCAGGACTTTACCGCCAGTGAACTCCAATTCTGTGAATTAA